Below is a genomic region from Echinicola rosea.
ATTGATGCGGATGAACTGCAACAACTGAACCAATGGTATGATGAGAAGGAGCTTAATGCACCTTCCCTGACGGAAACAGAGCAAATAGAGCGAAAACAAAAGGCCTGGAAAAACATCCAGAAAAACACCTATATCAAGAAGCATGTCCCTTCACAGAAGAAGCGCTGGATCACCTGGTCTGGAGGCATAAAAATAGCCGCTAGCTTGTTTGTGGCTACGATCATCGGTTTACAGTATTGGATGCCGGATGAAGAGGTCATTCCCCCAGCCAAAACGATCACGATCAGTAATAAACTGGGACAAGTCAGTAGCTTCACCCTTCCTGACAGTTCTAAGGTTTGGCTAAGTACTGGCTCTAGCTTTTCTTATCCAGAGCGGTTTGATAGCATAAGGAATGTGGAACTGATCGGAGAAGCTTATTTCGAAGTCAAAAGAAATCCCGCCAAACCATTCGCTGTGCAGTCTGCGGGGCTCAAAACCACAGTACTGGGAACCTCTTTTAATATCAGCGCCTACCCAGACGAAAGCCCAAGTATTTCGGTACTCACCGGAAAAGTACAAGTAGTTGAAGACTTTCCGAATGGCCGAAAAATCAATTTGATCAAAAACCAGCAAACCCACTGGGAAAAGGAAAACGGCTTCACTCCGGCCTTACCTTTTAG
It encodes:
- a CDS encoding FecR family protein — translated: MTVHQYWKKLIDKLFNKTIDADELQQLNQWYDEKELNAPSLTETEQIERKQKAWKNIQKNTYIKKHVPSQKKRWITWSGGIKIAASLFVATIIGLQYWMPDEEVIPPAKTITISNKLGQVSSFTLPDSSKVWLSTGSSFSYPERFDSIRNVELIGEAYFEVKRNPAKPFAVQSAGLKTTVLGTSFNISAYPDESPSISVLTGKVQVVEDFPNGRKINLIKNQQTHWEKENGFTPALPFSPEAVLKWQKGILIFENASLEEVINEFSKWFNTDIKLTGAKDSTCKFTGEFKNTSLKNALEIIQYALKINYTLHENEVIITAHNCIRQ